Within Dreissena polymorpha isolate Duluth1 chromosome 13, UMN_Dpol_1.0, whole genome shotgun sequence, the genomic segment ATGTTAAAACTAGTCTTTTTTCTATATTAGTAAATGTATTTGCGTTCTTTGATGAATCATTCGTGCTTATTATCTTGAGATTACCTTACTGAGGTGCTTATCTTTAACCTAAAGACGTCCTCAATTTACGGTGATATCACTCTACCGATCGATTGTTCGAGTTTGTTGACCCTGCTTTGTTTTACAATTCAGAAGAGTTACATTACTGGTCGCATACCTAAGACCTATCCTTCGCGGTACTGATCAATTTTAAAGATCTTATTACAACGTTTGCACCATTTAAAGCTTTACAATAATAtagtactattattattattataattattttgcttcttattatattatcatacagccgatattatatatgtttatgtttatcatgtttattattatatttttatgttcatgtttatttgttaattagtatgattctttttattattatgtttattgttttatctttatgataattattatttttattataagaatcacaaatataataactttttatatgttaaattatcattataagtattactattattattactattttaatcatatttttattataataataaatgatattaattataataataatactgatggTAATAGTTAgcattataattaattataaactattaataataataacaataataatagtagtagtagtagtagtagtagtattagtagtagtagtagtagtagtagtagtagtagtagtagtagtagtagtagtagtagtagtagtagtagtagtatagtagtagtagtagtagtagtagtagtagtagtagtagtagtagtcgtagtagtagtagtagtagtagtagtagtagtagtagtagtagtagtagtagtagtagtagtagtagtagtagtagtagtagtagtagaagtagtagtagtagtagtagtagtagtcgtagtagtagtagtagtagtagtagtagtcgtagtagtagtcgtagtagtagtagtagtcgtagtagtagtagtagtagtagtagttgttgtattattagtagaagtagtagtagcagtagtagaagtagtagcagcagcagcagaatcataatcatcatcatcagcagcagtagcggcagcagtaGTGGTAGAAGTGGAGGAGAACAAGAAGTCCTGATAGAGCTTCTGGGTGTTCATCGTTCGCTATGTTATTTGACATGTTGGTGCATATTAAAAATGACTGACTAGCGGACACGTTGATCTTATTGTGCGgagctttgataaaaaaaattgtatacgtTGGTTTGAACCCAATGTACCAGTTTTGACATGTCTTTGTTTATTTCAGGTACCAAGTAAGGTGCAAACAAACCCATATATGTTCGGTGTACATTTTCTTCAACTGAATATGATGTCTTGCCACGGATAGAAAAAAGAAATATAACACAAACTTTAAAATGGATCAAAATTGAAGGACGGGACAGTGTTACCTCTGCCACACAGGCTGGTGTGGCGTCAATTCTACAGTTATCAAAGAACAGGAGGTCATTGAGTCGGCCACAATGGAAGGAAGTGACGATATTAATTCTGCCACAGACGCTGGTGTGACGGAGGTCAATGCTACAGTGATCAACGGACTGCCGGTCATAGAGTCGGCAACGATGGAAGGATGTGACGTTGTTACTTGAGCCACTGGAGCTGGTGTGACGGAAGTCGATGCTACAGTGATCAAAGGAAAGCAGGTCATAGAGTCGGCCACAATGGAAGGTCGTGACGATATTAATTCTGCCATTGAAGCTGGTGTGACGGAAGCCAATGCTACATTGATCAAAGGTAAAGATGTCAGAGAGTTGGGCACAAAAGAAGGATGTGATGTGGTTACTTCTGCCACGGAGGCAGGTGTGACGGAAGTCAATGctacagtgatcaaaggacagcAGGTCATAGAGTCGGCCACAATGGAAGGTCGCGACGATATAAATTCTGCCACAGAAGCTGGTGTAAAGGAGGTCACAGCTACAATTATCAAAGGTAAAGATGTCATAGAGTTTTGCGCAATAGATGGATGTGATGTGGTTACTTCTGACACAGAGGCTTGTTTGACGGAAGTCAATGctacagtgatcaaaggacaTCAGGTCATAGAATCAGTTACAATGGCAGGAAGTGACGTTATTACTTCTGCCACAGAGGCTGGTGTGACGGAAGTCAATGCAACAGTGATTAAAGGACAGCGGGTCGTAGAGTCATTAACAATGGAAGGATGTGACGTTGTTACTTTTTCCACTGGAGCTGGTGTGACGGAAGTCAATGctacagtgatcaaaggacaTCATGTCATAGAGTCGGCCACAATGGAAGGTCGTGACGATATTAATTCTGCCATAGAAGCTGGTGTGACGGAAGTCAATGCTACAGTGATCAAAGGAACAGATGTCATAGAGTTGGCCACAAAAGAAGGATGTGGTGTGGTTACTTCTGCCACAGAGGCGGGTGTGACAGAAGTCAATGTtacagtgatcaaaggacagcAGGTCATAGACTCGGCCACAATGGAAGGTCGTGACGATATAAATTCTGCCATAGAggctggtgtaaaagaagtcacAGCTTCAATGATCAAAGGTAAAGATGTCATAGAGTTGGCAACAATAGAAGGATGTGTTGCGGTTACTTCTGCCACAGAAGCTGGTGTGACGGAAGTCAATGctacagtgatcaaaggacagcGGGTCGTTGAGTCAGCAACAATGGAAGGATGTGACGCTGTTACTTTTGCCACTGGAGCTGGTGTGACGGAAGTCAATGctacagtgatcaaaggacagcGGGTCGTAGAGTCAGCAACAATGGAAGGATGTGACGCTGTTAATTTTGCCACTGGAGCTGGTGTGACGGTAGTCAATGctacagtgatcaaaggacagcGGGTCGTAGAGTCGGCCACAATAGAAGGTCGTGGCGATATTAATTCTTCCACAGAGGCTGGTGTAAAGGAGGTCACAGCTACAACGAGCAAAGGTAAAGATGTCATAGAGTTGGCCACAATAGAAGGATGTGAAGCGGTTACTTCTGCAACAGAGACAGGTGTGACGGAAGTCAATGTTACAGTTATCAAAGGACAGCAGGTCATACAGGCGGCCATAATTGAAGGGCGTGACGTTATTACCGGCATCAAGACACAAAAGGAGGACGAGGATTTTGCTCTTCAATGCAGCGGTAAGAAAATAAACAACATCCAAGAAGTAAGCATGCCTATCTAAGAAAGTATAATACCATAAAAGCACAAAATGTTGGTTATCTTTGGTACGCGTTATATTCATATGTAAATTTCAGCAATTCGTTGCCATACATTTAGGTAAACAGGTCAATCATTCATTTTAATATTCTTACCAGGAATCTTGAAAATTCATGTTACAATTCGTTAAGCATcatattcatttttatatatcTAGACAAACATACGTTATTTCGttacatatatataattaaatgcagAATTGACCAGATTCACTCATTGTGGCACCCTATATTTGATAACTATATAGGGCTCAAGAGGGACCAGAATTGCTAAAATCTCATATGTTTACGAAGGCTGCACATAAAGAAGCAAGTTacgttatattattatttttcattttccatGAGTTTGTTTTATTTACTCATATGCTTGTCTGTCTATAATAGCCTGTAATTCTATTCAAAAAACACTAAAACtggcatgatttttatttttcgaACTCTTGTGTCTAACTTCCCGGCATTACTACAATCTGAGCGGATGTGCTTATTGATAACCATTTATAAAATGGTATTTTGGTAGATAATTTCTTTGACTTTCCTTATAATAGGCAAACGTTTAAATTCGAAATGATTATACTTGAGAATGCACGATTCACCTTCAACTCGACAGGGGAGATAATCTCTGAGAAGAGATTTACAAACTCGTCTCAGCGGTTTTCTCTCTTATAGGTACCACTGCTATCACATATTAGATGTATAGTGTGTTAAAaaaattcttattattttaagTAAGAAGAGAACATTTCTAAATGCCTTATTctaaaaaaatgaaagtgaattccgattagaaaaatataaataaaaccatacaAAATAAACGGACTTGTCCGTTTGTTATTCCGAACAACAAACTGCAGCAGAGTTTTTGCATTATTAAAGGGCATTTTGTTCGTGTGTCGCTGGTTACTTAAATACTCTTGGTACATTAGCAGTTAAACTGCAAACACGTGAATTAAACTTATACAGATGGTTGTTTGCCAACCTCTTCCCCCACAACAAAATAAAGACAAGTTATGGATTCACGCTAGTCGTCCGTCCACTCGATAAGTCATTTAATtgtatccgtctgtctgtctgtgtgtgtacgtctgtctgtctgtctgtctgtgtgtgtgtctgtgtgtgtgtatgtgtgtatgtgtgtgtgtctgtgtgtctgtgtgtatgtgtgtgtgtgtgtgtgtgtgcgtgcgtgcgtgcgtgcttgtgtgtgtgtgtgtgtgtgtgtgtgtgattgtgtgattgtgtgtgtgtgtgtgtgtgtgtgtgtgtgtgtgtgtgtgagtgtgtgtgtgtgtgtgtgtgtgtgtgtatgtgtgtgtgtgtgtgtgtgtgtgtgtgtgtgtgtgtgtatgtgtgtgtgtgtgtgtgtgtgtgtgtgtgtgtttgtgtgtgtgcgtgcgtgcgtgcgtgtgtgtgtgtgtgtgtgtgtgtgtgtgtgtgtgtgtgtgtgtgtgtgtgtgtgtgtggtgtggtgtgtgtgtgtgtgtgtgtgtgtgtgtgtgtgtgtgtgtgtgtgtggtgtgtgtgtgtgtgtgtgtgtgtgtgtgtgtgtgtgtgtgtgtgtgtgtgtgtgtgtgtgtgtgtgtgtgtgtgtgtgtgtgtgtgtgtgtgtgtgtgtgtgtgtgtgtgtgtgtgtgtgtgtgtgtgtgtgtgtgcttgtgtgtctgtgtgtctgtgtgtctgtgtgtctgtcggtctgtcggtctgtcggtctgtctgtctatctgtctgtctgtctgtctgtctgtctgtctgtctttctgtctgtctgtctgtctgtctgtctgtctgtctgtctgtctgtctgtctgtctgtctgtctgtctgtctgtctgtctgtctgtctgtctgtctgtctgtctgtctgtctgtctgtctgtctgtctgtctgtctgtctgtctgtctgtctgtctgtctgtctgtctgtctgtctgtctgtctgtttttctgtttttctgtttttatgtttttatgtatttaagcAGCTATGTATATATGCACTTAAGcatttttgtatgtatgtatgtatgtttgtatttatgcttttatgtatttttgtatttatgtatttatgtatttatgtaattagttattaatgtatttatgtatttatgtatttatgtatttatgtatttatgtatttatgtatttatgtatttatgtatttgaatatgtctgtctttagctcacctgagtaccTAATGCTattggtgagcttttatgatacCCTGATGTTAGTCGACCGTCTGTTCGTATTCTTCTTTTAAACTGCAAAGACCCGTGTTTAATATTTGATGagtaatattgtatttttttgctcTTCTTCGTTTGTTCAAATCATTTACATATGCTCCAAACTTATCATGCCCCAACGTTCACATGATTTATGTAGACGTATATGGGAATTAATTCAAAACTCTATGAGACTGCAACTGTTATGTTTTAACATCCTATGATGGTCGTCTcataagtttgtttaaatcatgcctcTGGGGTAAAAATCGCCGATTGTTAGGGTTGCTGTTTTTAAGATGTTTATAGTAAAATACTTTATGTGTTGTTATAATGTATCATACTTTTTCAAATAAGTGTCACAGAgagcaaaaaaaacacaagataAAACTACAGTTATCACACACACAATTCACAAAGTCGGGATAAGACAAGTAAGTTTCTACGTGCCTTAAGTGAGTGACCTATGacattttggccctcttgttgtttccTTCATTTCCGTCCGTCATTTCACGTGTCAGTCTATCTGTATATGTGTCTTGTTGTTTTTTCCGTTTTTCTAACACCCTTTTGACTGTCTGTCTTGCCGTCAGTCTATCTCTCCTTACACCCGCAAGCCTTCCATCCCGGCCGTCCGCCCGCCCCAAACCCACCCTCCCGACCGTCCGCCCGTCAGTCGGTCAGActgtccgtcattctgtcccatGAACATGATTGCACATGTCTCATTGAGTTCACCCTCGGTGTCTTACGCATACAAATAATACGAGTGTATTCAGTTTAACTATTAACGTCGTCTTTACGATGTATCTTTGTTTTAGAGTATCTCATTGTCAATTtgtgtgatcaccttttgtctgtcgttcGTCGTGTGTCGTCATCATGACCTTGGAAACACCATATAGGCCActagtatttaataattttcatgAGACTTGGAAAGAGCATTTTACCACATGATATCTCGGCCGTGTTCGAAACTGGATCACATTGGTCAAAAGGtaactatttaaaattaaaaaaaaagcttgtaaacactataTTAGACTTTTTATCAATATTGATGACTTTCTCAGAttgtttgttctaatgatatcttgccTGGGTTGCAAAATACTGCCGGTCCTTTAAAAGGGGCGGGGCAAATTCATTTTTATGTCTATGGTAAACCCTTGTGAGcacgctagaagtcacattttgtccAATCTTATTGAACTTAACTCATAATATGTGTCCTTAGTAATTATGACGGATGGGATTTTATAAGATCTATGCACGGAATCAGTCAATCAATGCCCATAAGATGTATatgcaaaatttatatttaaagctGCCAAGTAACTGAATGGGTAAGCTGACAAATgagacttattttgtttaaaaatcatgAGATCGAGATATTGTAACATATAACTGCATAACGCGTTGCCGACACATTTTGAATGTCCAAATAACCTGTATTCACATTCTTTTCgcatatttaaaacacatttgcaAAAAAGCATCTCGAGAAGCTTTTCAAATATGTATAAGTCTTTGGTTAATGTTGTGGAACTACCATGTGGGCGAAACTAACCGCTGAAGTGCACATTGAGAGTCCCCTGGATTAAAATGTCAACAATTTGTTCTCAAAGAATGACACACAACAGCGGCGCCATTTAAGCAAACGTCGTTTATGAAGAAGACCAGGGTTCGATTCCCACACGAACTCTTCTTGTCAATGGCATTCAACTATGCGTCGTATGAACTTGGGATTATAAACCCTCCGCATAGATTTTGAGGAGGGTAACTTAGATTAGCACTTGATCGCCCTTCCGTCCGTCATTTTGTCTGTATGCCTTTAGCAATATCACGGTAGTCTTTTTTATCAATTTGATCTCGCTTGATGGCTTCATTCATAATATACCACCAGGGCGGAGTGTATATAAAAGTGAAAAATGAATGAGAatgtttgtatgtacatgtattttcgcGAACAGTTTCACGTGTTAGAACAATGCAAAATCACTATTTTAACGTATATATTTATTCGGAAACAATATTTTGTGGGTAAAAACTGTtttgatataattaaaaaactacaaaaaacaGGTGCCTTGTCAAAATAACTCATGattataaatatgtgtatattccATTTTAGAACTGTATTATAAACACTAAACATTATTGCAAGTGAGCATGCAAAAAGCGGTACTTCATgtgaaatttcatttaaaaaagaattttttcTACTACACTTAATTTGCGCACGCAAACGAAGCATAAACTATATTCAGTTTACCTAATAACtattttactgaaacatttaTATAAGAGTTCAATTCattcaaaaataaagaaatatttcgttatatttgaaaaaaatcaatatcgTTTTATTCTCCGATATGCCCCTTTGACGCCGTGTCTTTCTAGAACCGTAAATCTGTGTTTTTAATAGAAACACGcatgttgtatgtttttatgaAGAAGAACTATCGTTTCAGATCTTCGCAGGCGATTGGTGGACCATTACCGCGATACCGTTAGCTACGTACCTCTGTCGTCTTTGGATCCTAGTTTTGATAAACACGTACAGGACATCTATGCCACTCAAAAAATATACAGGATGAAAATAGAAAATGATGGGAGACGCAGGAAACATGAACAGTTATCGACTTACAAAGATTGCTTTTATAGAAGGGATTATTTATCTAAACGTACATATCTACAAGGCGAGCCTGGCAGCGGCAAGACAAGTTTTGCTGCCAAGTTAGTTTATGACTGGTGTAACGTGCATGCGCCCTCGACGGAATGTACAAAAGATCAAATGGCGTTTGGTGACGTTGATATCCTTCATACATTCAAGTTTCTGTTTTTCATCTCGTTGCGCGATTCGAGAAAACAGACATATGTGACGCACATGATAAAAACCCAGCTCATCTACAAAATATACGCGGAAGATCAATGGGAGAGTGCGTACAAACTGgtcttaaaaataatgaaaaatgttatGTATCTTGTCGTTCAAGACGGTCTGGATGAATGGCCTGGTGAACACGCTGTACCTTCTATTGATGGAATTCCTATTGACCATTGCATTGTACTCACAACTTCTCGACCATGGAAACTCGCCGATGAACGTATCAAGTTGAAGGGAAAAGCAATCCTGAAGAATTCAATGAAAAACTATTACGATGCTTACTTGACGAATCAAAGGATCTGGAAAAAAACATTCAGCAGTTTCAGACATTTCTTAAGAGGCGTGGCCTTGAGTCGATATCTGCTTCGCCTATGCTGTACACGCTTGTCCTCTGTACCTGGGTAGATGATATGGCTGAGAGTCTCACTGGGTCGTCAATGTGTGAACTGTACACTACCACGCTTGAAAACCTATGTAAAAAAGCAAACCCACAAATACGTTATTTCGATCAATACCACTTATCACCAGTAAAATGCTTTTCTCGCACGAAATATATTAGACCAATCATAGAACATATAGATTTAATTTCTAAAGCTGCATTctcttttttgttttcaaatgaaaaagaatcatcaCTAGTGTTCAGCGACATAGACTTGACGGCTCATTTGCCCGAAACTGCAAAGCAGTTCGCACTCGATTCAGGATTATTATCTAAGAGAAAAGGTAAAAAAAGTACTGATCAGACAATGTCGTTTGTCCATAAAACCATCCAGGAATTCCTAACTGCTTTTCATATCCATAGGAATGTAGACGTAATTGATGACGTAATTTCCGGATATCTAAAACGCCATGACAATTCATATCTTgatatatttcaaatgtttatattcttGTGTGGCTTTAACATCTCGGCAGCGAATACACTGTCTACACTGATGCATGAGCTTGACGTGTATAGCCATAATCACTCTTATTTCCAATACTGCATCCTCTCGGGTTATAAGGAGGCTGAAGCCAACAAGAACACTCCAATACACCTACATCTGAGTCACTTTAATTTCGACAGAGATAATGCCGAAGATTTTATCCAGATCTGGACACTGAACACTTCACGTGCTCGATCTTTAAGTGTTGACTCGTGGGGTTCCAACTTACATGTAACAATACGTTCACAAGACGCGTCGTCTGCAAGTTGTCATGGACCTGGGCCTGTTGCCTTACTTGCACGTAAGGATCCTGGACCATCTACACTATACGATGAGGATGGAGTCAGGTCGTCTAAATATTTTATAGAGTTCGACTTGTCATCGTGTCACAACCTCGAACGGCTGGAGCTGATAGGTCGTTGGAATGATAATATAACGGTGCAACCACATGCGCTGGTGGGTCTGAAAAAGTTGAAATATCTCAATCTTACAAATGGTTGTAAATGTGAAGCGCTTGACTTGTCACATTTTGAACACATACAGTCAATTGATCTGCACCAAAGAGTAACTTTATTACCACTCTCTATTAATAATTATAAGACTCTTCAATGTATCACAGTAATAACAATTTATTACGGACTGGATTTGTCAATGTTTGAACAATTAAATCCCATATGTATAAGCAATAAAGTGAAAGTGTTACCGAAACCACTTCACATTCACAACAAAATTACTCGTAtcttcttttattattttgatttcaaCAGTGTTGACAATGAGGCCATTTATACATGGTGTCTACTTAATGGTGCTGATCCAGTCCAGTGTGCAGACTGTACTCCAGTACTGCCCTCCATAGAAcacattaaattgaaatttgtAACATGTTCCTCTACTTGGTTACGCAGTCTGATAAGCACGATGTTGACTCTCGATCATAGGATTGAGTGTGACCTTACTGACTGTCGCATAACTTCACTCGATCATGAGGTTAAGAGTACGCTGCGGGGCAGTGACATGTCTTCGTGTGTGGGGGATGCAGTTAGCGAGTCATATTTACCTATACCAATAAACGACGCAGAAATAACAACGgatttaaacaatacatgtacagtCGCGGTCTATGATAGTACAGACTACCCTGTTCTATGGAAGACTCTGAACGGTCAGAATGTAAGGCATCTGAGACTGCAGGGTAATTTTATAGGTTTGAAGGTGGATCATGTACCGTTACTGTCACGGTTACTAGCATCCCTCTCACAACTGGAAACGCTTACAATGCATTTATCCGTATATATCGACATACAGCTTCCTCCATCTCTGAAGCATTTGACTGTATGTTATGAAAACTTGTCTGCATCAGAACTTCGCTACTTGGTGAATAAACTGTGTGCGTTGACTCATTCGGTTGAATGTAGATTGGAATTCCTTTGTGATAATACAATTGAAAACACAACGATCACTAACATTCCACTAGAGGAATACATTTCAATCGTACAGGAACTTGAAGCATTGGAGCATGTTGAAGTGAAACGATTTCGAATATATGACCGGACAGCTTACACCTATAGATGGTCTGATGATGAATGGTCTGTACGTGGCAgtgttgttgatgatggtgataacAGTGATGATATCGGTGAAGCTGAGATGTGTAAAAGTTATATAATGCGTATTAGAGATGACGTTCTCAATCGCATATCAATGCGACTTCAGATTAACGGTAGTAAAGAACAAGCCTTGCTAAAGTGAAGTAATACAGGAGTCATGAAATTCATATTTACATGGTCATCATATATTTCCGGAATAGTTTGGAATATTGtgtaaatacatataattaaacaaaaaatggtttgTGCAGTATTTTGGCTCGGATACCAATGCCACTTTCGGTTAACTGTGTTAAAGATCGAAATCCATGAACAGATTAAGTAATACAAGCGACTAAATGACACCAATTTGATACTTGATGGTGTACATTTCACGCAAAGTATAATAAACTGCAaatacattacatgcatacttgACTGATTACAGGCATGCAATGTGTATTTAAATCTGTTGAAGAGGTAAATAGTGAACAGTTGTAAATGATTCCCGTATGAATACGATGACTTAATGtccttttttattgttattgtagtTCTTATGATTATGATTATCTAATGCAAAAGTAAGTTCAGATGAGTTGTTTTACATGTTATTAATGAAGAtgctgttgattttgatgataaTATTGAGAGCGGAAGGATAATGATGATAAATGAAGAGGTGTGTGCACATGATTTGACAAGAATACCGTAAACGACGACAATAACGGTGCTGTTGTTGTTGAAGCCACTGTAGAttattacgatgatgatgatggtgatgtttACGATAATGATCATGGTGGTTGTgaagatgatgctgatgatggttatgatgatgaggaggaggaggaggaggaggtgaaGGAGAAGGAGGataattgatgatgatgatagcgacgacaatgatgatgatcatcatgatgatgatgatgatgatcatgctgatgatgatgatgattatgatgatgaagatgatgatgatgatgatgatgatgatgatgatgactaaaATTAACATAAGCATATATAAATGGCGTCATCGCCTGCCAGTTGAACTTTTTCTTATTAATCTATGTATTTTAATCCAGGtcatattaaaatttataaaccATTATTTAGAAGATTCATTTTTGACTTCCAGCATTTTATGCTGGCGCTTGAGATTTTACATCTAACCGCAATTAGCAATTCACAGCCTTTGCATGGGGTATTTTtgtaattgatatatttttataggTGATTTTGTTAAATCAAAATACTTGTAGTTAGtgctgaaattttgatagttttatCTGTTCTAATAAAGAGCATGAATTTAATTTCAAAGCTTAACTGTTAACCGATTccatgcattatttaattgataaGTGGAGTAATGATTTAGACATTTCTGACACCTAAATTATTGAAGATATGATTGCACGATGTGGTAGATTATTATGGTCTTATCATAATATATATGAAACTTTGATTCTTAAAGCTTCCTTGATATaattgtattagtagtagtattattgtCCAGGCTTGATGCTAAACCAAAGTACCGCTCAGTAACTTTAATTTGCATTCTGGTATTTGATTGGTTGTCAATTTTCCAGCATCCAGTTCGCGCACCCTTAAGCCTATATAAGGCGCACGAATCAGACATAGGGACAAGTCATTGACCCTGGTAGCACTCGTCAAACTTTTAAACAGCACATTTGTCCCAATATGAATCGCTTATCCAGGATAGTCAatggttaaaaatataataactgtTATTTGCACTTTTTCGATTATATCTATTTTGCATTATTCAACAAATGTAACTAGCCCTATTGACGAGATGAAGAACATAGCATATTATTTCATTGATAATTGTTGTTGTCAAACAATCTGAGTGTCGATGATGGGAAACGATGAGAAAACAAGTTGTTATGTATTGTGTACACATTACTCAAATGAATTGGACCCAACTGTACATTTTCTTTCTCGAATAAATCAACTAAGTTATACATAACTGCAACTATTATTGATTGACATTGAATTAGATctacttatatacatgtagtcCAATTCTTAAAAagagtttcattttatttttctccATTTTCTGTTGGATTCATGATCTCGATGTTTAACTAtttcatatatacatataaagacatgtctcccccccccacacacacacacacagttcAAACTAGTAAAAATTGAACGTGTTTGAACACTCCATTTCATAGTTTCCCTTTGTATCTTGTATTATAGTAACACTATCTACCGTTACTATTATAAGTTTACATTATGCGTGTTATGCATGATATAACTGATCCCAAAGCGGACAATATTTTTAGAAATCGTTTTGTTATGTTGTCCTTATTGTATACCTTATTGTTTACCTGGTATACTTGGATGTAAATACATAGTTGTTCTGTTTTGTTCTATTGTTAACGTATTTTATTCGATCGCCTTGGTCCCGCTCTAAAACAACTATTGGTGCGTACAATGGCAAAGCGCTTTAAACAGTTCAAACGCATTTCCCAAAGCTAAATAATGCCCCTTGAGATTTCAAAGTTTCACTTCCCAAAGTTTTAGTTTCGAAACTTTaaaacaaaagggccataattgcTATTTATCGTTAACCTGCTTTCACGGACAATAAATACTGAAGACTTGACCTGATAGAAGACACGAAATGAGTACGAGAAGAGTAGGATTTACCTAAATTAACCAGACAGTGTGTCTATGGGGCAGGGACGCCCCCTT encodes:
- the LOC127854711 gene encoding uncharacterized protein LOC127854711: MEGRDDINSAIEAGVTEANATLIKGKDVRELGTKEGCDVVTSATEAGVTEVNATVIKGQQVIESATMEGRDDINSATEAGVKEVTATIIKGKDVIEFCAIDGCDVVTSDTEACLTEVNATVIKGHQVIESVTMAGSDVITSATEAGVTEVNATVIKGQRVVESLTMEGCDVVTFSTGAGVTEVNATVIKGHHVIESATMEGRDDINSAIEAGVTEVNATVIKGTDVIELATKEGCGVVTSATEAGVTEVNVTVIKGQQVIDSATMEGRDDINSAIEAGVKEVTASMIKGKDVIELATIEGCVAVTSATEAGVTEVNATVIKGQRVVESATMEGCDAVTFATGAGVTEVNATVIKGQRVVESATMEGCDAVNFATGAGVTVVNATVIKGQRVVESATIEGRGDINSSTEAGVKEVTATTSKGKDVIELATIEGCEAVTSATETGVTEVNVTVIKGQQVIQAAIIEGRDVITGIKTQKEDEDFALQCSGKKINNIQEVSMPI